In a single window of the Ancylobacter polymorphus genome:
- a CDS encoding MFS transporter → MTREEKKVIFASSLGTVFEWYDFYLYGSLSAIIAAQFFSGVNPTAAFIFALMAFAAGFAVRPFGAIVFGRLGDLVGRKYTFLITILLMGASTFVVGILPNYASWGIAAPVILIILRLFQGLALGGEYGGAATYVAEHAPNGRRGFYTSWIQTTATLGLFLSLLVILGTRTYLGEAAFAEWGWRIPFLVSILLLAVSVWIRLTLNESPVFKKMKEEGKTSKAPLTEAFGRWENAKVGLIALFGGTAGQAVVWYTGQFYALFFLTQTLKVDGWTANVLIAISLLIGTPFFIVFGWLSDKIGRKPIILGGCLIAALTYFPIFAAITHYANPALEKAQAASPVTVVANPAECSFQFNPVGTAKFVTSCDIAKSFLARNSVNYSNEAAPAGTVASVKVGDKVIPSFSGVGLDAAAMKTQSDAFNASMTEAIRAAGYPAKADPAAINTPMVVALLTILVLFVTMVYGPIAAWLVELFPTRIRYTAMSLPYHIGNGWFGGFLPTTAFAMVAATGDIYYGLWYPIIVALATFVIGLVLAPETNKRDLENWH, encoded by the coding sequence ATGACCCGCGAGGAAAAGAAGGTCATCTTCGCTTCTTCGCTCGGCACCGTCTTTGAATGGTACGATTTCTATCTCTACGGCTCGCTCTCGGCGATCATCGCGGCGCAGTTCTTCTCGGGCGTCAATCCGACCGCCGCGTTCATCTTCGCCCTCATGGCCTTCGCCGCCGGCTTCGCGGTGCGTCCGTTCGGCGCCATCGTGTTCGGCCGGCTCGGCGATCTCGTCGGCCGCAAATACACCTTCCTCATCACCATTCTGCTGATGGGCGCCTCGACCTTCGTCGTCGGCATCCTGCCCAACTACGCCAGCTGGGGCATTGCCGCGCCGGTGATCCTCATCATTCTGCGCCTGTTCCAAGGCCTCGCGCTGGGCGGTGAGTATGGTGGCGCCGCCACCTATGTCGCCGAGCATGCGCCGAATGGCCGGCGCGGGTTCTACACGTCGTGGATTCAAACCACGGCGACGCTGGGCCTGTTCCTCTCCCTGCTCGTCATTCTCGGCACCCGCACCTATCTCGGCGAGGCGGCGTTCGCGGAGTGGGGCTGGCGCATTCCGTTCCTGGTGTCGATCCTTCTGCTCGCGGTGTCGGTCTGGATTCGTCTCACCCTGAACGAATCGCCCGTTTTCAAGAAGATGAAGGAAGAGGGCAAGACCTCCAAGGCGCCGCTCACCGAGGCGTTCGGCCGTTGGGAGAACGCCAAGGTCGGCCTCATTGCGCTGTTCGGCGGCACCGCCGGCCAGGCCGTTGTCTGGTACACGGGCCAGTTCTATGCCCTGTTCTTCCTCACCCAAACGTTGAAGGTCGATGGCTGGACCGCCAACGTCCTGATCGCCATCTCGCTGCTGATCGGCACGCCGTTCTTCATCGTGTTCGGCTGGCTGTCCGACAAGATCGGCCGCAAGCCGATCATTCTCGGCGGCTGCCTTATCGCGGCGCTGACCTATTTCCCGATCTTCGCGGCGATCACCCACTACGCCAACCCGGCACTTGAGAAGGCGCAGGCCGCTTCGCCGGTCACCGTCGTCGCCAATCCGGCTGAGTGCTCGTTCCAGTTCAACCCGGTCGGCACGGCCAAGTTCGTCACCTCCTGCGACATCGCCAAGTCCTTCCTGGCGCGCAACTCGGTGAACTACTCCAATGAGGCGGCACCGGCCGGCACCGTGGCGAGCGTCAAGGTGGGCGACAAAGTCATCCCGTCCTTCAGCGGCGTCGGTCTCGACGCGGCGGCGATGAAGACCCAGAGCGACGCCTTCAACGCCAGCATGACCGAGGCCATCCGCGCCGCCGGTTACCCGGCGAAGGCCGACCCGGCCGCGATCAACACGCCCATGGTGGTGGCGCTGCTGACCATCCTGGTGCTGTTCGTCACCATGGTGTACGGCCCGATCGCGGCCTGGCTGGTTGAGTTGTTCCCGACACGCATCCGCTACACCGCGATGTCGCTGCCCTATCACATCGGCAATGGCTGGTTCGGCGGCTTCCTGCCGACCACCGCCTTCGCCATGGTGGCAGCCACCGGCGACATCTATTACGGCCTCTGGTACCCGATCATCGT